One genomic window of Psychrobacter cibarius includes the following:
- the rho gene encoding transcription termination factor Rho produces the protein MNLTELKKKSIAELLAIAKEMGLDNMARSRKQDIIFAILKTHARNGEAIYGDGVLEVLPDGFGFLRSSEGSYLAGPDDIYVSPSQIRRFSLKTGDSIAGTIRPPKDSERYFALLKVGEINFDTPDRSRHKLIFENLTPLFPTEHLKLELGNGTTEDLTGRIIDLIAPIGKGQRSIIVAPPKAGKTMLLQTIAQSITRNNPECYLIVLLIDERPEEVTEMVRTVRGEVVASTFDEPPQRHVQVAEMVIEKAKRLVEHKQDVVILLDSITRLARAYNTVIPSSGKVLTGGLDANALERPKRFFGAARNVEEGGSLTIIASALIDTGSKMDSVIFEEFKGTGNQEITLERDLAEKRVFPAINIKKSGTRREERLLDEDKLRKVWILRKLLQPMDGVQATEFLLDRLKEAKTNDEFFEQMKRKSQN, from the coding sequence ATGAATCTTACTGAATTAAAGAAAAAATCAATCGCTGAGCTATTGGCTATCGCCAAAGAAATGGGTCTTGATAATATGGCGCGTAGCCGTAAACAAGACATCATCTTTGCTATCCTAAAAACCCATGCGCGGAACGGTGAAGCCATTTATGGTGACGGCGTACTTGAGGTTCTTCCGGATGGTTTTGGCTTTTTACGCTCATCAGAAGGCTCATACTTAGCCGGTCCTGATGACATTTACGTCAGCCCTAGCCAAATTCGTCGCTTTAGTCTGAAGACGGGTGACAGTATCGCTGGTACGATTCGTCCACCAAAAGATTCTGAACGTTATTTTGCGTTATTAAAAGTTGGCGAAATCAACTTTGATACCCCAGATCGCTCACGTCATAAGCTTATCTTTGAAAACCTGACACCCCTATTCCCAACTGAGCATTTGAAACTCGAGCTTGGTAACGGTACCACTGAAGATTTGACGGGTCGTATCATCGATCTAATCGCGCCGATTGGTAAAGGTCAGCGCTCTATCATCGTCGCACCGCCAAAAGCGGGTAAAACGATGCTGCTACAGACCATCGCGCAGTCGATCACTCGTAATAACCCTGAATGCTATCTCATCGTCCTATTAATTGATGAGCGTCCAGAAGAAGTCACCGAAATGGTACGTACGGTACGCGGTGAAGTGGTTGCCTCTACCTTTGATGAGCCGCCACAGCGTCATGTACAAGTCGCTGAAATGGTTATCGAAAAAGCCAAACGTTTGGTCGAGCACAAACAAGACGTGGTTATTTTACTGGATTCAATTACTCGTTTGGCGCGTGCTTATAACACAGTTATTCCGTCGTCAGGTAAAGTGTTGACTGGTGGTCTAGACGCCAATGCGTTAGAGCGCCCAAAACGCTTCTTCGGTGCTGCGCGCAATGTCGAAGAAGGTGGCAGTTTGACCATTATTGCCAGTGCCCTTATCGATACGGGTAGTAAAATGGACAGCGTTATCTTTGAAGAATTCAAAGGTACTGGTAACCAAGAGATTACCCTTGAGCGCGATCTGGCTGAAAAACGTGTCTTCCCTGCGATTAATATCAAAAAATCTGGTACACGCCGTGAAGAGCGTCTGCTTGATGAAGATAAACTGCGCAAGGTTTGGATTTTACGCAAGCTATTACAGCCGATGGATGGCGTACAAGCCACTGAGTTCTTGTTGGATCGCTTAAAAGAAGCGAAAACCAATGATGAATTCTTTGAGCAGATGAAACGTAAATCACAGAACTAA
- a CDS encoding neutral zinc metallopeptidase, with amino-acid sequence MKWQGRRGSSNVRTSSGGGKMIGGGIGGIIIAGILWLVFGVNPMTALQTGQVVAGGGNSSAATEPATSNDRDTQFVKVVLADTEEVWHQIFKEAGSTYQEPSLILFNGQVSSACGSASSATGPFYCPGDQTVYLDKSFFVEMRQNLGITGDKQGSGDQDNQGKAGDFAQAYVIAHEVGHHVQTLLGISQQVNEASRQVTRAQANKLSVLQELQADCFAGVWAQRNQERVQFLEAGDIDEAINAAGQIGDDRLARASGGAVVPDNFTHGTSQQRVQWFTRGLESGNVQSCDTFSGAL; translated from the coding sequence ATGAAATGGCAAGGTAGACGCGGCAGTTCCAATGTGCGCACCAGTAGTGGTGGCGGCAAAATGATAGGCGGTGGTATCGGTGGTATTATTATTGCTGGCATTTTATGGCTGGTATTTGGGGTAAATCCAATGACCGCTTTACAGACGGGTCAAGTAGTAGCAGGCGGTGGCAATAGCAGTGCCGCTACCGAACCTGCGACAAGTAACGATCGAGATACGCAGTTTGTCAAAGTAGTCTTGGCTGATACTGAAGAAGTTTGGCATCAGATATTCAAAGAAGCAGGCAGTACCTATCAGGAGCCATCATTGATTCTCTTCAATGGTCAAGTTAGCTCAGCCTGCGGCAGTGCTAGCTCCGCGACGGGCCCGTTTTATTGCCCAGGCGATCAGACTGTCTATTTAGACAAATCTTTCTTTGTAGAAATGCGCCAAAATCTCGGTATCACGGGTGATAAGCAAGGCTCTGGCGACCAAGATAATCAAGGTAAAGCGGGTGATTTTGCACAAGCTTATGTTATTGCGCATGAAGTTGGTCACCACGTACAGACGTTGTTAGGCATCAGCCAGCAAGTTAATGAAGCCAGCCGTCAAGTCACTCGTGCACAAGCCAATAAGCTATCAGTACTACAAGAACTGCAGGCTGATTGTTTTGCTGGGGTTTGGGCACAACGCAACCAAGAGCGTGTACAGTTTTTGGAGGCAGGTGATATCGATGAGGCCATCAATGCCGCTGGTCAAATCGGTGATGATCGTTTAGCGCGCGCTAGCGGTGGAGCAGTCGTACCTGATAATTTCACTCATGGCACCAGTCAGCAGCGTGTTCAGTGGTTCACTCGTGGTTTGGAAAGTGGCAACGTGCAGTCTTGTGATACTTTTAGCGGCGCGCTATAA
- a CDS encoding integration host factor subunit alpha: MSTLTKSDMIEHLMSHLDLTRQEGRCLVENFFDELSESLIDGKEVKLSGFGNFELKDKNSRPGRNPKTGEPVAVSARRVVTFKTGQKFRQQVDERLFDE; the protein is encoded by the coding sequence GTGAGCACCTTAACCAAATCTGACATGATTGAGCATTTGATGAGTCATCTTGACCTAACACGCCAAGAAGGCCGCTGTTTGGTAGAGAATTTCTTTGATGAATTGTCAGAGAGTTTAATTGATGGCAAAGAGGTCAAGCTTTCAGGCTTTGGCAACTTCGAGCTTAAAGATAAAAATAGCCGTCCAGGTCGCAACCCTAAGACAGGGGAGCCAGTCGCCGTATCAGCACGCCGTGTGGTGACTTTCAAAACAGGGCAAAAATTCCGTCAACAAGTTGATGAGCGTCTATTTGACGAGTAG
- the pheT gene encoding phenylalanine--tRNA ligase subunit beta, producing MKISEQWLRQWVNPNNTSEQLAEQLTMAGLEIDDRYAVARAFSGVVVGEVISVEQHPDADKLRVTQVNIGAAEPLQIVCGAPNVTVGMKAPVATVGAILPSDNGAGFEIKNGNLRGVDSNGMLCGASEIDLVDDIDGLLELPADAPIGMDIREYLGLDNQILDISITPNRGDCFSVRGIAREISVINDLPMQLPDIPANVAANENAAGTATPAVTVSAIEACPRYLLQSISNIDRSIDTPKWMQDALVQSGLRSHNFLVDVTNYVLMELGQPLHAFDADTIVGDIVVRLAQPEETIVLLNEQTITLTGDELLIADDKGALALAGIMGGQRSSVTDSTTNIVVESAFFGQLAIAARARRFGLHTDASQRFERGVDFALPELALARAVDLITSVTGGEAGQIVKAESSEHLPARAPITLPIAKVRDVIGIEIEPAVMVRILTQLGFEIVQQADSLICTPPSYRFDMSIKEDLIEEIARIYGYDNIPSVLPHLQVSMDYDDTADLTHEMKLALIDNGYMEAISFSFSDAKIEALLDDKALGEVLALANPISSDLAVMRRTLLSSLLPCVQYNLNRQQPRVRFFETGLSFVGQSISELVQTPSIALVAVGDVWDEQAYQNRALDFYDLKHDIEQLLPAQMDSARIRYERSELAFLHPGQSAKLYIDDEYVGWLGQLHPNTAKQLDLPATWVAQLSLAPLLTLAREQHTITTPSKFPQVRRDIAILVDSEISLQTLESTIRAAAGELLADLWLFDVYQGDKVPAGQRSLAFALIWQDNAQTLSDDAIKTATDKVVQALTEQHAAKLRDS from the coding sequence ATGAAAATTAGCGAACAGTGGCTACGTCAATGGGTAAACCCCAACAATACTAGTGAGCAATTGGCCGAACAACTCACGATGGCAGGACTTGAGATTGATGATCGCTATGCGGTTGCCCGTGCCTTCAGTGGTGTGGTCGTCGGTGAAGTCATCAGCGTTGAGCAACATCCAGATGCCGATAAACTGCGCGTTACGCAGGTGAATATTGGTGCAGCTGAACCGTTACAAATCGTCTGCGGCGCACCCAATGTCACCGTTGGTATGAAAGCACCCGTTGCGACCGTTGGTGCCATTTTGCCTTCTGATAATGGTGCAGGTTTTGAAATTAAAAACGGTAACCTACGCGGTGTCGACTCTAACGGTATGCTTTGCGGCGCTTCTGAAATTGATTTAGTCGATGACATCGATGGTCTGCTTGAATTGCCAGCTGATGCACCGATTGGTATGGATATTCGTGAGTATTTAGGTTTAGACAATCAGATATTAGATATCTCTATCACGCCAAATCGCGGTGACTGTTTTAGTGTACGCGGTATTGCACGCGAAATATCAGTTATCAATGATTTGCCAATGCAGCTGCCTGATATTCCTGCCAACGTAGCAGCTAATGAAAACGCTGCTGGTACTGCTACGCCAGCGGTAACGGTTAGTGCAATTGAAGCGTGCCCACGCTATTTACTACAATCAATCAGCAATATTGATCGTAGTATCGATACGCCAAAGTGGATGCAAGATGCGCTGGTTCAATCAGGACTACGCTCGCACAACTTTTTGGTTGATGTGACCAACTATGTGTTGATGGAATTGGGTCAGCCGCTACATGCGTTTGATGCTGATACCATCGTTGGTGATATCGTGGTGCGTTTGGCACAGCCTGAAGAAACGATTGTCTTATTGAACGAGCAAACCATTACCTTAACCGGTGATGAATTGCTCATTGCTGATGATAAAGGCGCACTTGCACTTGCCGGAATCATGGGTGGTCAGCGTAGTAGTGTGACTGATAGCACAACCAATATTGTTGTAGAAAGCGCTTTCTTTGGTCAGTTAGCTATTGCCGCGCGCGCACGCCGTTTTGGGTTACATACCGATGCCTCACAACGTTTTGAGCGTGGGGTAGACTTTGCGTTACCAGAGCTAGCACTGGCACGCGCTGTTGATTTGATTACTAGCGTTACTGGTGGGGAAGCCGGACAAATAGTAAAAGCAGAAAGCAGTGAGCATTTACCAGCTCGCGCACCGATCACTTTACCAATTGCTAAAGTTCGTGATGTCATCGGTATTGAGATTGAGCCAGCAGTGATGGTTCGTATCTTAACCCAATTGGGCTTTGAGATAGTGCAGCAAGCCGATAGCCTGATTTGCACGCCGCCATCGTATCGCTTTGACATGAGTATTAAAGAAGACCTCATCGAAGAAATTGCGCGTATCTATGGCTATGACAATATTCCAAGCGTGTTGCCACATTTGCAAGTCAGTATGGATTATGACGATACCGCAGACTTGACTCACGAGATGAAGCTGGCGCTAATCGATAATGGCTATATGGAAGCCATTAGCTTTAGCTTTAGTGACGCAAAAATAGAAGCCTTGCTCGATGATAAAGCCCTAGGAGAAGTGTTGGCACTGGCCAATCCCATCTCTAGTGACTTAGCCGTGATGCGCCGTACTTTGCTATCAAGCTTATTACCTTGCGTGCAGTACAATCTCAATCGTCAGCAGCCACGCGTTCGTTTCTTTGAAACAGGGCTTAGCTTTGTTGGTCAAAGTATTAGTGAGTTGGTGCAGACACCAAGTATTGCGTTAGTAGCAGTTGGCGATGTCTGGGACGAGCAGGCGTATCAAAACCGTGCGTTAGATTTTTATGATCTTAAGCATGATATTGAGCAGTTATTACCTGCACAAATGGATAGCGCCCGTATTCGCTATGAGCGCAGTGAGCTTGCTTTCTTGCATCCGGGTCAAAGCGCTAAGCTCTATATTGATGATGAATATGTCGGTTGGCTTGGTCAGTTGCATCCTAACACGGCTAAGCAGTTAGATTTGCCGGCTACGTGGGTTGCTCAATTATCACTTGCGCCATTACTGACCCTTGCCCGTGAGCAGCATACCATCACCACCCCAAGCAAATTTCCACAAGTACGCCGTGATATTGCCATTTTAGTAGACAGTGAGATCAGCTTACAGACATTAGAGTCGACGATACGCGCGGCAGCTGGTGAGCTATTGGCTGATCTGTGGCTGTTTGATGTGTATCAAGGCGACAAAGTGCCAGCTGGTCAGCGCTCATTAGCTTTTGCGCTAATATGGCAAGACAATGCACAAACGCTATCTGATGACGCCATCAAAACCGCGACTGACAAAGTGGTACAAGCACTAACTGAGCAACATGCTGCAAAGTTGCGTGACAGCTAA
- the pheS gene encoding phenylalanine--tRNA ligase subunit alpha: MTTPAATTDLSALPTLSTELSELNEAQLNELASAAEALVLQVTDVRALQDLRVQLTGKKSPLTGWSKQMGKLSSDDKKTYGGWLHQIRSRIQDALTAQQQQLEVAALNAKLASESIDITLPARGGQKGHLHPVTMITQRMQQYFIQAGFNVATGPEVESDYYNFEALNIPSHHPARAMHDTFYFDAHYLLRTHTSPVQIRTMEKNEPPIRIICPGRVYRNDSDQTHSPMFHQLEGLMVTESSTFAELKGLISEFLEAFFAKELTVRFRPSFFPFTEPSAEVDILDDNGKWLEVMGCGMVHPQVLTNCGIDAEKYTGFAFGMGIERFAMLYYGIDDLRLFFQNDVRFLKQFG; the protein is encoded by the coding sequence ATGACTACCCCTGCTGCTACCACCGATTTGTCGGCGCTACCGACCTTGTCCACAGAGCTAAGCGAGCTTAATGAAGCTCAGCTAAATGAGTTGGCCAGTGCCGCTGAAGCCTTGGTTCTACAAGTAACCGATGTGCGTGCGTTGCAAGATTTGCGTGTGCAATTGACCGGTAAAAAGAGCCCATTAACTGGCTGGTCAAAGCAGATGGGTAAACTCAGCAGCGACGATAAAAAAACCTACGGCGGCTGGTTACATCAAATCCGTAGCCGTATTCAAGATGCGTTAACAGCGCAGCAGCAGCAGCTAGAAGTCGCGGCATTAAACGCCAAGCTTGCAAGCGAAAGTATTGATATTACCTTGCCTGCTCGCGGTGGTCAAAAAGGTCATTTGCATCCCGTGACCATGATTACCCAGCGTATGCAGCAGTATTTTATACAAGCAGGTTTCAACGTTGCTACTGGTCCTGAAGTCGAAAGCGACTATTATAACTTTGAGGCGCTTAATATTCCGTCGCATCATCCAGCACGCGCGATGCACGATACCTTCTATTTTGATGCGCATTATCTACTGCGTACGCATACCAGTCCTGTGCAGATTCGCACGATGGAAAAAAACGAACCGCCTATTCGCATTATTTGCCCAGGTCGCGTTTATCGCAATGACTCGGATCAAACGCATTCGCCGATGTTCCATCAGCTAGAAGGTTTAATGGTCACTGAGTCGAGCACTTTTGCCGAGCTAAAAGGCTTGATTAGTGAGTTCTTGGAAGCATTTTTTGCCAAAGAGCTGACTGTACGTTTCCGCCCGTCATTTTTCCCCTTTACCGAGCCGTCAGCTGAAGTGGATATCCTCGATGACAATGGTAAATGGCTTGAGGTTATGGGCTGCGGTATGGTACACCCACAGGTGCTGACCAACTGCGGTATTGATGCCGAAAAATATACTGGCTTTGCTTTTGGAATGGGGATTGAGCGCTTCGCGATGTTATATTACGGCATCGATGATTTGCGTTTATTTTTCCAAAATGACGTACGCTTTTTAAAGCAGTTTGGCTAG
- the rplT gene encoding 50S ribosomal protein L20, giving the protein MARVKRGVQANRRHKKILKRAKGYYGARSRVYRVAVQAVTKAGQYAYRDRRNKKRTFRRLWIARINAGARLNGLSYSRFINGMKLANITVDRRVLADIAMHDAATFTALVEKAKAALA; this is encoded by the coding sequence ATGGCCCGTGTAAAACGTGGTGTACAGGCGAATCGTCGTCACAAAAAAATCCTAAAACGCGCAAAAGGCTACTACGGTGCCCGTTCACGTGTTTACCGCGTAGCGGTACAAGCAGTGACCAAAGCTGGTCAATATGCTTATCGTGACCGTCGCAACAAAAAACGTACTTTCCGTCGTCTTTGGATTGCACGTATCAATGCTGGTGCACGCTTAAACGGCTTAAGCTACAGCCGCTTTATCAATGGCATGAAATTGGCTAACATCACTGTCGATCGTCGCGTACTTGCTGACATCGCTATGCATGATGCAGCGACTTTCACAGCGTTGGTCGAAAAAGCAAAAGCGGCATTAGCATAA
- the rpmI gene encoding 50S ribosomal protein L35, producing the protein MKVKMKTRSGAAKRFKKTANGFKRKQANKSHILTKKSAKRIRQLRGLKMVDKSDEAAVRRMCPYI; encoded by the coding sequence ATGAAAGTTAAGATGAAAACCAGAAGCGGTGCAGCTAAACGCTTCAAAAAAACAGCGAACGGCTTCAAGCGTAAGCAAGCAAACAAAAGCCATATCTTGACCAAGAAATCAGCTAAGCGTATTCGCCAGTTGCGCGGTCTAAAGATGGTGGACAAGTCTGACGAAGCAGCAGTTCGTCGCATGTGCCCATACATCTAG
- a CDS encoding thioesterase, translating to MSKQELDFDNDIFVFETVMRVRHIELDMAQYLTLESLTALLCEARQRFFYSKGIKEIDADYHGLIIDELQLSIVSRIRAREELLFEVGVEPLYDNGGTIVIKITRMHNGETVAKARQHFVNYDFRLNKSIALDKIMKEALYPHLYRI from the coding sequence GTGTCAAAACAAGAATTAGACTTTGATAACGACATATTTGTCTTTGAAACAGTGATGCGTGTGCGTCATATTGAGCTTGATATGGCTCAGTACCTGACGCTCGAATCATTGACGGCATTGCTATGTGAGGCGCGGCAAAGATTTTTTTACTCTAAAGGTATTAAAGAGATCGATGCAGATTATCACGGTTTAATTATCGATGAGTTACAGCTAAGTATTGTTAGCCGCATACGGGCGCGTGAAGAGCTATTATTTGAAGTAGGCGTTGAGCCGTTATACGATAATGGTGGCACTATAGTGATAAAAATTACCCGTATGCATAATGGAGAAACAGTAGCCAAGGCGCGGCAGCATTTTGTCAATTATGACTTTCGCCTCAATAAGTCGATTGCGCTTGATAAAATTATGAAAGAAGCGCTGTACCCACATCTCTACAGGATTTGA
- the hisIE gene encoding bifunctional phosphoribosyl-AMP cyclohydrolase/phosphoribosyl-ATP diphosphatase HisIE → MTLPAWLAAIKFNDDGLIPAIAQDHKSGRILMMAWMNAEALQLTAQTQTAVYFSRSRAKLWHKGESSGHTQTVHDIRLDCDADVIVLSVTQAGGIACHTGRESCFYQRLDLSGQTPEWQTVDKVLKDPADIYHSSDAAKSIPKSNETQAHDVIPSDANHSHSHHDNDTTNRSILQQLDGVLAERKQADADSSYVASLYAKGLNKILEKVGEESTESIIAAKDFANCDENSNKAQYDDARHELIYEVADVWFHTLVGLAWFDIESDAVLNELGRRFGLSGIDEKAAR, encoded by the coding sequence ATGACTTTACCTGCTTGGCTGGCTGCCATAAAATTTAATGATGATGGTTTGATTCCTGCAATTGCTCAAGATCATAAGTCTGGGCGTATTTTGATGATGGCTTGGATGAATGCCGAAGCACTACAGTTAACCGCGCAAACGCAGACAGCGGTTTATTTTTCGCGCTCACGTGCCAAATTGTGGCATAAGGGCGAGTCATCGGGTCATACTCAGACCGTACATGATATTCGCTTGGACTGTGATGCAGACGTGATTGTCCTTAGTGTCACTCAGGCTGGCGGTATCGCTTGCCATACTGGTCGCGAGTCTTGCTTCTATCAGCGTTTAGATTTGTCGGGCCAAACGCCGGAATGGCAAACCGTCGATAAGGTATTAAAAGACCCTGCTGATATTTATCATTCAAGCGATGCAGCAAAATCCATTCCTAAAAGTAACGAGACGCAGGCTCACGATGTAATCCCTTCAGATGCCAACCACAGTCACAGTCACCATGACAACGACACTACCAATCGCTCTATTTTGCAGCAGCTTGACGGTGTATTGGCAGAGCGTAAACAAGCGGATGCTGATAGCTCGTACGTAGCAAGCTTATACGCAAAGGGTTTAAATAAAATCCTAGAGAAAGTTGGCGAAGAGAGTACTGAAAGTATCATTGCCGCCAAAGATTTTGCCAATTGCGACGAAAATAGCAATAAAGCGCAATACGATGACGCTCGTCATGAGCTCATCTATGAAGTGGCCGATGTCTGGTTTCATACATTAGTAGGACTGGCGTGGTTCGATATTGAGTCGGATGCGGTATTAAATGAGCTAGGTCGACGTTTTGGTCTATCAGGTATCGATGAAAAGGCGGCTCGATAG
- the tatA gene encoding Sec-independent protein translocase subunit TatA, whose protein sequence is MGSFSITHWLILLVVVVVVFGTSKLRNAGKDLGGAVKGFKEAVKDENTEHAKKHVVLDHDGNAHTEERPTTTKVDDTHNV, encoded by the coding sequence ATGGGTAGTTTTTCTATTACGCATTGGCTGATTTTATTGGTGGTAGTGGTGGTCGTATTTGGCACCTCAAAGCTTAGAAATGCTGGCAAAGATTTGGGCGGCGCAGTCAAAGGCTTCAAAGAAGCGGTCAAAGACGAAAATACTGAGCATGCTAAAAAGCATGTGGTGCTCGATCATGATGGCAATGCACACACTGAAGAGCGCCCAACAACCACCAAGGTTGATGACACGCATAATGTATAG
- the tatB gene encoding Sec-independent protein translocase protein TatB translates to MFDIGFSELLLFGVIALIVLGPEKLPQAARTAGQWYAKIRRTVSTLQSEIEAELDLAETRQLMQKELAKIRQTEADMRREMAEMRGSMQEFESSQNQHLKASRDPGDDSTPRQNSQASSENDDNRPVQPKAFDYAYDSNRQAEKPESPEQSSAQGDNDSLKTDCSDNANPVSQTITTRPWENMWFRLGAYDKARRLPQPPYLPNYKADILLNSHIDSPLPKQASVHEQESH, encoded by the coding sequence ATGTTTGATATCGGCTTTTCTGAACTACTCCTTTTTGGTGTTATCGCCCTAATCGTTTTGGGCCCAGAAAAACTGCCACAGGCAGCGCGTACCGCTGGGCAGTGGTATGCCAAAATTCGCCGCACGGTATCCACCCTGCAATCTGAAATCGAAGCTGAGCTTGATTTGGCAGAGACCCGCCAGCTTATGCAAAAAGAGTTGGCCAAAATTCGCCAGACTGAAGCAGATATGAGGCGTGAGATGGCGGAGATGCGCGGCAGTATGCAAGAGTTTGAATCCTCGCAAAACCAGCATTTAAAAGCATCGCGTGATCCAGGCGATGACAGTACGCCTAGACAAAATAGTCAAGCCAGTAGTGAGAATGATGATAATCGACCAGTGCAGCCAAAAGCGTTTGACTACGCCTATGACAGTAATAGACAGGCTGAGAAACCAGAAAGCCCTGAGCAGTCATCGGCACAAGGCGATAATGATAGTCTAAAAACTGACTGTAGTGATAACGCCAATCCAGTGTCTCAAACCATCACAACTAGACCGTGGGAAAATATGTGGTTTCGTCTTGGAGCTTATGATAAAGCGCGTCGTTTGCCGCAACCGCCCTACTTACCAAATTATAAAGCCGATATCTTACTAAACAGCCATATAGACAGTCCTTTACCTAAACAGGCTTCTGTTCATGAGCAGGAGAGTCATTAG
- the tatC gene encoding twin-arginine translocase subunit TatC, giving the protein MGLFKRKKSRQEKVADSDIETSTATLDGNVDSNTEDSGDILSSLGDMPITEHLIELRHHLIKICVAVLVIFLALVGFSRELYDFLSNPLVAQLPANATMIATDITSNFMAPIRLTVFVAAFFAMPYILYQIWSFVAPGLYKKEKKIAIPVLMSSIFLFYAGVAFSYFIVLKGVLKFFIMFAPQNVLPMTDIDSYLSFALKLFMVFGLTFEIPVVTLLLILTGVVSIQSLEDKRRYIIVGCFAVAAVVTPPDGVSMLMLAIPMWLLFELGLFLAKVLIKEEYSPALASDTGLSKE; this is encoded by the coding sequence GTGGGCTTATTTAAACGTAAAAAAAGCCGTCAAGAAAAAGTCGCGGATTCAGATATCGAGACCTCAACAGCTACCCTTGATGGTAATGTCGACAGCAATACTGAGGACTCTGGCGATATCCTAAGCTCACTTGGCGATATGCCGATTACCGAGCATTTGATTGAACTGCGTCATCATTTGATTAAGATATGTGTTGCCGTACTGGTCATATTCTTGGCTTTGGTCGGATTTTCACGCGAGCTCTATGATTTTTTGTCCAACCCATTGGTTGCCCAGTTGCCTGCCAACGCAACGATGATCGCGACGGATATCACCTCTAACTTTATGGCACCGATACGCCTGACTGTTTTTGTCGCTGCATTCTTTGCAATGCCCTACATCTTGTATCAAATCTGGTCGTTTGTCGCTCCTGGTCTCTATAAAAAAGAGAAAAAAATCGCTATTCCCGTTTTAATGTCCTCTATATTTTTATTTTATGCGGGTGTGGCTTTCTCTTATTTTATTGTCCTTAAAGGCGTTCTCAAATTCTTTATTATGTTCGCGCCGCAGAACGTCTTGCCAATGACCGATATCGACAGTTATTTAAGTTTTGCACTTAAACTCTTTATGGTCTTTGGTTTAACCTTTGAGATTCCAGTCGTCACCTTGCTATTGATATTGACGGGCGTCGTCTCCATTCAGAGCCTAGAAGATAAACGCCGTTATATTATTGTCGGCTGTTTCGCCGTTGCTGCGGTTGTTACACCGCCTGATGGGGTGTCGATGTTGATGCTCGCCATTCCGATGTGGTTGTTGTTTGAGCTAGGATTATTTTTAGCAAAAGTATTAATTAAAGAAGAATACAGTCCTGCCTTAGCAAGCGATACAGGGTTAAGTAAAGAATAA